The genomic stretch GGTGTGCGCTCCAAAATAGTCTCTTTGTGCTTGAGTTAAATTCTGGGGCAGTCGATCGCTTCTGTAGCTATCAAAGTAATTAAGAGATGCACTAAAAGCTGGAACAGGAATACCCATTTTAGTGGCTAATACTAGCACATCACGCCATGCTTGTTGTCGATCGAGAATACTTTGTTTAAACTCAGGGGCGAGGAGTAAATTAGGTAAACTAGGATTATCGGTAAAAGCCTTGTTGATTTTGCCTAAGAAACCGGCCTTGATGATACAACCACCCTTCCAAATTCGGGCAACTTCAGGCAAATTGACATTATAGTCATACTCAGCAGAAGCCTTAGCAATTAATGCCATACCTTGAGCATAAGAACACATTTTCGAGCAATATAAAGCATCCCTAATTTTAGAAATAAAACTTTCTACATCACCGTCAAATTTTTCTGTAATTCCTGTTAATTCCTTCGATGCGAACACCCGTTCTTCTTTGTAACTAGAAATCGATCGAGCATATACCGCCGCATAAATTGTAGGAATAGGTACACCCATTTGCAAGGAATTAATTACAGTCCAACTACCTGTGCCTTTTTGCCCTGCGGCATCGACAATTAAATCAATTAAATGTTTCCCCGTTTCAGGATCTTTTTTCGGGAAAATATTAGCAGTAATCTCGATTAAGAAAGAATTTAGCTCATCGGTGGTATTCCACTCGGTAAATACTTCCCCTAGCTTATCGTTATCTAACCCCAATCCATTTTTCAATAAATCATAGGCTTCAGCAATTAACTGCATATCCCCGTACTCAATGCCATTATGTACCATCTTAACATAGTGACCAGCACCACGGGGGCCAATATAGGTTACACAAGCACCATCATCTACTTGGGCGGCAATTTTAGTTAAAATCGGTTCAAGCTCATCATAGGCTGCTTTCGTACCTCCGGGCATCAAGGAAGGACCATTTAAAGCACCTTCTTCACCACCACTTACTCCCATACCCATAAACCCTAAACCAGTGGCTTCAAGCTCATTAGTACGTCTTTCCGTGTCTTCATAGAGGGAGTTACCACCATCGATAATCATATCTCCTTCATCTAGTAGTGGCTTAAGTTGTTGAATCACTGCATCTACCGGCGCACCTGCTTTTACCATTACTAATATCTTACGAGGACGTTCTAAAGTTTGCACAAATTCTTCTAAAGAGTAAGCCGCTTTAACGTCTTTATCCTGCGCCCTCGTCGCCATAAATTCTTCTGTTTTATTCGAGCTACGGTTATACACAGCTATAGGAAACCCTCTGCTTTCTACGTTGAGGGCAAGATTTTCCCCCATAACGGCTAATCCGATTACCCCAAAGGTTCTTTTCGTCATAAAACAATACCTATTCGATCGATAATAAATTCTTACCTTCAGGTTAACTCGATCTTCCTAGAATGATTCACAAAGATATTATTAAGATTCTATAAATCAAAAAAATACACGATATAGCAATTCCATATAGAAGTTGCTTAAAAAGTCTTTTGATGAGGAGTAGGTATT from Geminocystis sp. NIES-3709 encodes the following:
- the gnd gene encoding decarboxylating NADP(+)-dependent phosphogluconate dehydrogenase; this encodes MTKRTFGVIGLAVMGENLALNVESRGFPIAVYNRSSNKTEEFMATRAQDKDVKAAYSLEEFVQTLERPRKILVMVKAGAPVDAVIQQLKPLLDEGDMIIDGGNSLYEDTERRTNELEATGLGFMGMGVSGGEEGALNGPSLMPGGTKAAYDELEPILTKIAAQVDDGACVTYIGPRGAGHYVKMVHNGIEYGDMQLIAEAYDLLKNGLGLDNDKLGEVFTEWNTTDELNSFLIEITANIFPKKDPETGKHLIDLIVDAAGQKGTGSWTVINSLQMGVPIPTIYAAVYARSISSYKEERVFASKELTGITEKFDGDVESFISKIRDALYCSKMCSYAQGMALIAKASAEYDYNVNLPEVARIWKGGCIIKAGFLGKINKAFTDNPSLPNLLLAPEFKQSILDRQQAWRDVLVLATKMGIPVPAFSASLNYFDSYRSDRLPQNLTQAQRDYFGAHTYERTDKPRGEFFHTEWIS